A part of Paraliobacillus zengyii genomic DNA contains:
- a CDS encoding MBL fold metallo-hydrolase has translation MEKHTDISTHLETNMDHAIAEEITEDIAVYRTLVSNVYMLGNPSEKNWVLIDTGIAHYHGRIISAAKKRFNDTPPKAIILTHAHFDHVGSAKKLAKHWDVSIYVHPEELPFVDGTCEYPPADPTVGGGLLSLLSPVFPTDAVNLKHLAKTLSADGKLPFLDDWHYIHTPGHTPGHISLFRESDKILIAGDAVTTENPESSLAVLLPIIKLYGPPAYFTHDWDDAERSVQTLAKLKPKLLLTGHGLPMKDKELSEGFEKLTADFYDIAIPKHKRN, from the coding sequence ATGGAAAAGCATACGGATATATCAACCCATCTAGAAACAAACATGGATCATGCAATTGCAGAAGAAATAACCGAAGATATTGCAGTTTATCGTACTTTAGTATCCAATGTATACATGCTTGGTAATCCATCAGAAAAAAATTGGGTACTTATTGATACAGGAATTGCTCATTATCATGGGCGAATAATTTCAGCTGCAAAAAAACGCTTTAATGACACTCCACCAAAAGCTATTATTTTGACACATGCTCATTTTGATCATGTAGGATCTGCAAAAAAGTTAGCAAAGCATTGGGATGTATCTATTTATGTACATCCTGAGGAATTACCTTTTGTTGATGGCACATGTGAGTATCCACCAGCTGATCCAACTGTTGGTGGCGGCTTACTTTCTTTATTATCACCAGTGTTTCCTACAGATGCAGTCAATTTAAAACATTTAGCTAAGACATTGTCAGCTGATGGAAAACTTCCCTTCCTTGATGACTGGCATTATATTCATACACCTGGACACACACCAGGACATATCTCCCTTTTCCGAGAAAGTGACAAAATTTTAATTGCAGGCGATGCGGTTACAACTGAAAATCCCGAATCAAGTTTGGCGGTACTTCTACCAATCATTAAACTATATGGACCTCCTGCATATTTTACACATGACTGGGATGATGCAGAAAGATCAGTTCAAACACTTGCCAAATTAAAACCAAAATTACTTTTAACTGGACATGGATTACCTATGAAAGATAAAGAATTAAGTGAAGGGTTTGAAAAATTAACAGCTGATTTTTATGATATTGCAATCCCAAAACACAAAAGGAACTAG
- a CDS encoding methyl-accepting chemotaxis protein — MIRKWKEKFLNRGIRSTLIIYFSMVALVPIIVVGLLSYNQAATSLENEVGNKVKDYALVNMEKLDRTMYERIRDVQIMANSDTVLNAMDDSVETEDYLDQQLETLGYYASLSIINLDGTVISQSSNGNSVSLETNTTEWNEVVENGLSISEVVYDDALDSHVLEINVRIDNNTEDRVLQAKFNVEHIWDDVNSISSDNVVVELVNQDGEKVADTISSASTDVDAEITELDQSSQLFTELNVSTPGESGFIKAKNSSGNDAIIGYVKSAGYKDFKGFNWSLIVSEPTENALQSIEKVGAVILLIGSITLVTAIVLSIFIARNIADPLIGLRNQALIIAKGNLTQKVEMKGRGEVRQLSEAMNQMIANLRETIEHTSDASDRIDQQSNALQKISNTIQIGSQQLTSTMQELASGAEEQATSATDIASSEQHLDKQIGKVKHESVLLEKSSISVWNISNEGTDQMNDSITQIEVINNEVRNAVSKVQGLEKQSQAVSDLTVVINNITEQTNLLALNAAIEAARAGEAGKGFSVVADEIRKLAEQVSLSAVDIAEVINQMQQESKSLAVSLDGAHKQVNKGVTQIKQSATYFSTIKNEVTQMNQRIATVTTNLKRIEDNSKEMNVGIIQIASVSEENAANIEETSGSIEQQKEAVDFLLEQAEVLKTLSNKLNLRVKKFQIE; from the coding sequence ATGATTAGAAAATGGAAAGAGAAATTTTTAAATAGGGGTATTAGGAGTACATTAATTATTTATTTTAGTATGGTTGCTTTAGTTCCAATAATAGTGGTAGGTTTGCTTTCTTATAATCAAGCAGCAACATCGCTAGAAAATGAAGTTGGTAATAAAGTAAAAGACTATGCACTAGTTAATATGGAGAAATTAGATCGTACAATGTATGAAAGAATAAGGGACGTGCAAATCATGGCAAACTCAGATACTGTTCTGAATGCTATGGATGATAGTGTAGAAACGGAGGATTATTTAGATCAACAATTGGAGACGTTAGGTTATTATGCTTCGTTATCTATAATTAATTTAGACGGAACTGTCATTAGTCAATCTAGTAACGGTAATTCCGTATCATTAGAAACTAATACGACTGAATGGAATGAAGTGGTTGAGAATGGATTATCTATCTCAGAAGTAGTCTATGATGATGCGTTAGATAGCCACGTTTTAGAAATTAATGTACGAATAGATAATAATACAGAGGATAGAGTATTGCAAGCTAAGTTCAATGTTGAGCATATTTGGGATGATGTTAATAGTATTTCAAGTGATAATGTTGTGGTTGAATTAGTAAATCAAGATGGTGAAAAAGTTGCTGATACAATTTCTAGCGCAAGTACTGATGTTGATGCAGAGATAACAGAACTTGATCAGTCATCTCAACTATTCACTGAACTAAATGTTTCTACACCTGGTGAATCAGGTTTTATCAAAGCAAAAAACAGTTCAGGTAATGATGCAATTATAGGGTATGTCAAAAGTGCTGGATATAAAGATTTTAAAGGATTTAATTGGTCGCTAATTGTTAGTGAGCCAACAGAAAACGCATTACAATCCATTGAAAAAGTAGGCGCTGTTATTTTACTAATTGGTAGTATCACACTTGTTACTGCTATTGTATTGTCAATATTTATCGCAAGGAATATTGCTGATCCACTTATTGGGTTACGTAATCAAGCATTAATCATTGCTAAAGGAAACTTAACTCAAAAGGTAGAAATGAAAGGTAGGGGAGAAGTTCGACAACTTTCTGAAGCGATGAACCAAATGATTGCTAATTTAAGAGAAACAATTGAGCACACTAGTGATGCTTCCGATCGAATTGATCAGCAAAGTAATGCATTACAAAAGATTAGTAATACTATACAAATAGGTAGTCAACAATTGACTTCTACCATGCAGGAGTTAGCTAGCGGAGCAGAAGAACAAGCTACTTCTGCAACAGATATAGCATCATCAGAACAACATTTAGATAAGCAAATTGGTAAAGTAAAACATGAATCAGTATTATTGGAAAAGTCTTCGATAAGTGTTTGGAACATTTCGAATGAAGGAACAGATCAGATGAATGATTCCATTACACAAATCGAAGTAATTAATAATGAAGTGAGAAATGCAGTGAGTAAAGTTCAAGGTTTAGAAAAACAATCACAGGCTGTGTCTGACTTGACTGTTGTAATTAACAATATTACAGAACAGACAAATTTATTAGCACTGAATGCAGCAATTGAAGCAGCAAGAGCAGGTGAAGCTGGGAAAGGCTTCTCTGTAGTAGCAGATGAAATTAGAAAGTTAGCAGAACAAGTTAGTTTATCTGCAGTAGATATAGCTGAGGTAATCAATCAAATGCAACAAGAATCTAAATCGCTAGCTGTTTCTCTGGATGGAGCTCATAAGCAAGTAAACAAAGGTGTTACTCAAATAAAGCAATCTGCAACATACTTTTCAACTATAAAAAATGAAGTCACTCAAATGAATCAACGTATTGCAACTGTTACAACTAACCTAAAAAGAATCGAAGATAACAGTAAGGAAATGAATGTTGGTATTATCCAAATTGCTTCTGTTTCGGAAGAAAATGCAGCAAATATAGAAGAAACCTCTGGATCGATAGAACAACAAAAAGAAGCAGTAGATTTCTTATTAGAACAAGCAGAGGTATTAAAGACATTATCAAATAAGTTAAATCTGAGAGTGAAAAAATTTCAAATTGAATAA